One Epidermidibacterium keratini DNA segment encodes these proteins:
- the nuoF gene encoding NADH-quinone oxidoreductase subunit NuoF: MPLTPVLSARWGAERPWSIETYRDLDGYKALPKAFKATPDELIELVKNSSLRGRGGAGFPTGMKWSFVPQGDSGPGAKPKYLVINADEGEPGTCRDLPLMMNDPHALIEGCIIASYAIRSHFCAIYIRGEAIHAIRRVRNAVAEAYEAGFLGKDILGSGFDLDIVVHAGAGAYICGEETALLESLEGRRGQPRLKPPFPAVAGLYASPTVVNNVGTIASVPSIVLGGADWYKELGPEKSPGTSIYSLSGRVKRPGQYEAPMGTTLRELLEMAGGIREGHELKFWTPGGSSTPSFTAAEIDVPLDFDSVAAAGSLNGTSAVMIFDDSDCNVRATMKWIEFYAHESCGKCTPCREGNFWLVQIYERLENGEATAAEVDQILDICDSIGGRSFCALADGAVACAQSSIKNFRDEYLLHLEYGGCPFHETGEQPELVGASEESA, translated from the coding sequence ATGCCCCTCACTCCTGTGCTGTCGGCCCGCTGGGGTGCCGAGCGGCCGTGGTCGATCGAGACCTACCGCGACCTGGACGGCTACAAGGCGCTGCCCAAGGCTTTCAAAGCGACCCCGGATGAGCTCATCGAGCTCGTCAAGAACAGCTCACTGCGCGGTCGCGGCGGTGCTGGCTTCCCGACCGGCATGAAGTGGTCGTTTGTGCCGCAGGGCGACTCCGGACCGGGCGCGAAGCCGAAGTACCTGGTGATCAACGCCGACGAGGGCGAGCCGGGCACCTGCCGCGACCTGCCGCTGATGATGAACGACCCGCACGCGCTGATCGAGGGCTGCATCATCGCCTCGTACGCGATCCGCTCGCACTTCTGCGCGATCTACATCCGCGGTGAGGCGATCCATGCGATCCGTCGCGTGCGCAACGCGGTCGCCGAGGCCTACGAGGCCGGGTTCCTGGGCAAGGACATCCTCGGCTCGGGCTTCGACCTGGACATCGTGGTGCACGCGGGCGCCGGCGCCTACATCTGCGGTGAGGAGACCGCGCTGCTGGAGTCGCTGGAGGGCCGCCGCGGCCAGCCGCGCCTCAAGCCGCCGTTCCCGGCGGTCGCCGGCCTCTACGCCTCGCCCACCGTCGTCAACAACGTGGGCACCATCGCCAGCGTGCCCTCGATCGTGCTCGGTGGCGCCGACTGGTACAAGGAGCTCGGACCGGAAAAGAGCCCCGGCACCAGCATCTACTCGCTGTCTGGTCGGGTGAAGCGTCCCGGCCAGTACGAAGCGCCGATGGGTACGACGCTACGCGAGCTGCTGGAGATGGCCGGCGGCATCCGCGAGGGTCACGAGCTGAAGTTCTGGACCCCGGGCGGGTCCTCGACGCCGTCGTTCACCGCGGCCGAGATCGACGTACCTCTTGACTTCGACTCCGTCGCCGCCGCCGGATCGCTCAACGGCACCAGCGCCGTGATGATCTTCGACGACAGCGACTGCAACGTGCGCGCCACGATGAAGTGGATCGAGTTCTACGCCCACGAGTCGTGCGGCAAGTGCACGCCGTGCCGCGAGGGCAACTTCTGGCTCGTTCAGATCTACGAGCGGCTCGAAAACGGCGAGGCCACGGCCGCGGAGGTCGACCAGATCCTGGACATCTGCGACAGCATCGGCGGCCGGTCGTTCTGCGCCCTCGCCGACGGCGCGGTCGCCTGCGCGCAGTCCTCGATCAAGAACTTCCGCGACGAATACCTGCTGCACCTGGAGTACGGCGGGTGCCCCTTCCACGAGACCGGCGAACAGCCGGAGCTCGTAGGCGCCTCGGAGGAGAGCGCATGA
- a CDS encoding NADH-quinone oxidoreductase subunit A: protein MLPLYVPLVALGVLAFGFAVFSVCLATIVGPKRYNKAKYDAYECGIEPVHQPLTNGRFPIKYYLTAMLFIIFDVEMIFIYPYAVASGDVMWFGFIAMLIFIVVVFVAYAYEWRRGGLNWN from the coding sequence ATGCTTCCGCTTTACGTTCCGCTGGTCGCCCTCGGCGTACTGGCCTTCGGGTTTGCGGTGTTCTCGGTCTGTCTGGCGACGATCGTCGGCCCGAAGCGCTACAACAAGGCGAAGTACGACGCCTACGAGTGCGGCATCGAGCCGGTGCACCAGCCGCTGACCAACGGCCGTTTCCCGATTAAGTACTACCTGACCGCGATGCTGTTCATCATCTTCGATGTCGAGATGATCTTCATCTACCCGTACGCCGTTGCCAGTGGTGACGTGATGTGGTTCGGGTTCATCGCAATGCTCATCTTCATCGTCGTCGTGTTCGTCGCCTACGCCTATGAATGGCGCCGCGGCGGACTTAACTGGAACTAA
- a CDS encoding NADH-quinone oxidoreductase subunit C, which yields MPHKAPKPERFDDTPIAQQAGRAGSFGVTGTGDTSGFGGLRIHAGSGIPSRSTDRPYGGYFDEVADRFAKAYSQWRQAHIATIVDRGEITFYVEKSHIARILKVARDDAELRFELLSSLSGVDYYRGDAGIAASGDPKQDEYAAQRLHVVYHLLSMTFRRRVRFEVATTVENPHVPTATEVYPTADWQERETYDMFGVIFDGHHALTRILMPDDWDGFPQRKDYPLGGIPVEYHDATIPPPDERRAYK from the coding sequence ATGCCGCACAAGGCGCCGAAGCCGGAGCGCTTCGACGACACACCCATCGCCCAGCAGGCCGGGCGCGCCGGCTCGTTCGGTGTCACCGGCACCGGTGACACCTCCGGTTTCGGCGGCTTGCGCATCCACGCCGGCTCGGGCATCCCGTCGCGCTCGACCGACCGCCCCTACGGCGGCTACTTCGACGAGGTCGCCGACCGGTTCGCCAAGGCCTACTCGCAGTGGCGCCAGGCGCACATCGCCACCATCGTCGACCGCGGCGAGATCACGTTCTACGTCGAGAAGTCGCATATTGCTCGGATCTTGAAGGTTGCCCGCGACGACGCCGAGCTGCGCTTCGAGCTGCTGTCATCGCTCTCGGGCGTCGACTACTACCGCGGTGATGCGGGGATCGCCGCGAGCGGAGACCCGAAGCAGGACGAGTACGCCGCGCAGCGCCTGCACGTCGTCTACCACCTGCTGTCGATGACGTTCCGCCGCCGCGTGCGCTTCGAGGTCGCCACGACCGTCGAGAACCCGCACGTGCCGACCGCCACCGAGGTCTACCCGACCGCGGACTGGCAGGAGCGCGAGACCTACGACATGTTCGGCGTCATCTTCGATGGCCACCACGCGCTGACTCGGATCCTGATGCCCGATGACTGGGATGGCTTCCCGCAGCGCAAGGACTACCCGCTCGGCGGCATTCCCGTCGAGTACCACGACGCGACGATCCCGCCGCCAGATGAGCGAAGGGCATACAAGTAA
- the nuoH gene encoding NADH-quinone oxidoreductase subunit NuoH, which yields MLAAGANTPTLRDFGYDPFWLIALKTVGVFALLVVIVLLMIWWERRLIGFMQARPGPNRTGPAGLLQSLMDGIKLAFKEEVIPKMADKPVYWIAPVIIAFPAFMAFAVIPIGPMVSIFGTRTPLQLTDTPVGVLVILACASVGAYGILLAGWSSGSSYPLIGGLRSTAQIISYEIAMGLSIVCVFLWAGTMSTSEIVYAQTERPWFFLLLPVSAILYLIAMVGETNRAPFDLAEAESELVGGFHTEYSSMKFAMFFLAEYVNMVTVSALATTMFFGGWRAPFPFNLFDWANEGWWPMLWWLGKTCLLLSGFIWLRAALPRFRYDQFMAFGWKFMIPVALVWTTFMMFIRTAMYDNGDKMPMWGWIAIGIFTVLVLASVASYVMRAKPEIDNINANPAFPIPPMNLVVPPSGRAGGTSQRGRVSARRGRPALASKESTDG from the coding sequence CTGCTTGCCGCGGGGGCTAACACCCCGACCCTGCGCGACTTCGGCTACGACCCGTTCTGGCTGATCGCGCTGAAGACCGTCGGAGTCTTCGCCCTGCTGGTCGTCATCGTGCTGCTGATGATCTGGTGGGAGCGGCGCCTGATCGGCTTCATGCAGGCGCGCCCGGGCCCCAACCGCACCGGCCCGGCGGGTCTGCTGCAGTCGCTGATGGACGGCATCAAGCTGGCCTTCAAAGAAGAGGTCATCCCCAAGATGGCCGACAAGCCGGTCTACTGGATCGCGCCGGTCATCATCGCCTTCCCGGCGTTCATGGCGTTCGCGGTCATCCCGATCGGGCCGATGGTCAGCATCTTCGGCACGCGTACGCCGCTGCAGCTGACCGACACCCCGGTCGGCGTACTCGTCATCCTGGCGTGCGCCTCCGTCGGCGCCTACGGCATCCTGCTTGCCGGCTGGTCGTCCGGGTCGTCGTACCCGCTGATCGGCGGCCTGCGCTCGACCGCCCAGATCATCTCCTACGAGATCGCGATGGGCCTGTCCATCGTGTGCGTCTTCCTGTGGGCCGGCACCATGTCGACCTCGGAGATCGTCTACGCCCAGACCGAGCGCCCGTGGTTCTTCCTGCTGCTGCCGGTCAGCGCCATCCTCTACCTGATCGCGATGGTGGGCGAGACCAACCGCGCACCGTTCGACCTCGCCGAGGCCGAGTCCGAGCTCGTCGGTGGCTTCCACACCGAGTACTCCTCGATGAAGTTCGCGATGTTCTTCCTCGCCGAGTACGTCAACATGGTGACCGTGTCGGCGCTGGCGACCACGATGTTCTTCGGCGGCTGGCGGGCACCGTTCCCGTTCAACCTGTTCGACTGGGCCAACGAGGGCTGGTGGCCGATGCTGTGGTGGCTGGGCAAGACCTGCCTGCTGCTGTCGGGCTTCATCTGGCTGCGCGCCGCACTGCCGCGCTTCCGCTACGACCAGTTCATGGCCTTCGGCTGGAAGTTCATGATCCCGGTCGCGCTGGTCTGGACGACGTTCATGATGTTCATCCGCACCGCGATGTACGACAACGGCGACAAGATGCCGATGTGGGGCTGGATCGCGATCGGCATCTTCACCGTGCTCGTGCTCGCGAGCGTCGCGTCGTACGTCATGCGCGCGAAGCCGGAGATTGACAACATCAACGCCAACCCGGCCTTCCCGATCCCGCCGATGAACCTCGTCGTACCGCCGTCCGGACGCGCCGGCGGCACCTCGCAGCGCGGCCGCGTCAGCGCCCGTCGTGGCCGGCCCGCGCTCGCATCGAAGGAGTCCACCGATGGCTAA
- a CDS encoding NADH-quinone oxidoreductase subunit G translates to MTTTANQPATTDVTMVNLTIDGLKVSVPQGTLVIRAAETVGIQIPRFCDHPLLDPIGACRQCLVEIEMGGRPMPKPQAACTIEVAEGMVVRTQLTSEVAERAQEGIMELLLINHPLDCPVCDKGGECPLQNQAMSSGRPESRFIDVKRTYPKPINISTQILLDRERCVLCARCTRFSQQIAGDPFIELFDRGALEQVAIYEDEPFQSYFSGNTVQICPVGALTSADYRFRSRPFDLQSTPSTCEHCASGCAIRTDWRRGKTMRRLAGNDPEVNQEWTCDKGRFAFAYAQDNSRILEPMIRDEDGNLVTTSWPEALEVAAKGLRAARDAGGVGVLPGGRLTLEDAYAYSKFARVALGTNDIDSRARAHSDEELEFLATHVAAVGPADGAVTYADLDRATSVVLVGFDPEEESPIIFTRLRRAVRQGELAVYSVAPYATWGLQKLGGKLIATQPGAEASVLGAIADRTAGGFGKEIADGLGAGCIVLAGERLAEMPGALRGVAALGAAGARIAWVPRRAGERSGIDAGTLPSLLPGGRLVADVGARAELETVWGTSIPGEVGRDLTGILQATRDGEIAGLLFGGVDATDLPDPQLALEAMRNSKFVVSIEQRPSSVTEWADVVLPIAPVVEKSGSFISWEGRRRKFDLTIHSTGALPDSRVLHSLADEMDVNLGLPVPDAVVAEIERLGTTDQRPTAEPATHASPPPAPQAGSAILASWHQLLDDGTLQEGEQYLAGTQRAPVVRLSPATAQEVGVVDGELVTVSSPHGAISLPLIVTEMTDRVAWVPMKSPGSWLRRDLQVPVGSVVQISAGGAK, encoded by the coding sequence ATGACGACTACCGCCAACCAGCCCGCCACCACAGACGTCACGATGGTCAACCTGACCATCGACGGCCTGAAGGTGTCGGTGCCGCAGGGCACGCTGGTGATCCGTGCTGCCGAGACCGTCGGCATCCAGATCCCGCGGTTCTGCGACCACCCGCTGCTCGACCCGATCGGGGCCTGCCGGCAGTGCCTGGTCGAGATCGAGATGGGTGGGCGCCCCATGCCCAAGCCGCAGGCAGCCTGCACCATCGAGGTCGCCGAGGGCATGGTCGTGCGCACCCAGCTGACCAGCGAGGTCGCCGAGCGTGCCCAAGAGGGCATCATGGAGCTGCTGCTGATCAACCACCCGCTGGACTGCCCGGTCTGTGACAAGGGCGGCGAGTGCCCCCTGCAGAACCAGGCGATGTCCAGCGGCCGCCCGGAGTCGCGCTTCATCGACGTCAAGCGCACCTACCCCAAGCCGATCAACATCTCCACCCAGATCCTGCTCGATCGCGAGCGCTGCGTGCTGTGTGCACGCTGCACCCGCTTCTCGCAGCAGATCGCCGGCGATCCGTTCATCGAGCTGTTTGACCGCGGCGCGCTGGAGCAGGTCGCGATCTATGAAGACGAGCCGTTCCAGTCCTACTTCTCCGGCAACACGGTGCAGATCTGCCCGGTGGGTGCGCTGACCAGCGCCGACTACCGCTTCCGCTCGCGTCCGTTTGACCTGCAGTCGACCCCGTCGACGTGTGAGCACTGCGCCTCTGGCTGCGCGATCCGCACCGACTGGCGACGTGGCAAGACCATGCGTCGCCTCGCTGGCAACGACCCCGAGGTCAACCAGGAGTGGACCTGCGACAAGGGCCGCTTCGCCTTCGCCTACGCCCAGGACAACTCGCGCATCCTCGAGCCGATGATCCGTGACGAAGACGGAAACCTCGTCACCACCAGCTGGCCCGAGGCGCTTGAGGTCGCGGCCAAGGGGCTGCGTGCCGCGCGCGACGCCGGCGGTGTCGGCGTACTGCCCGGTGGGCGCCTGACCCTCGAAGACGCCTACGCCTACTCGAAGTTTGCCCGGGTGGCCCTCGGCACCAACGACATCGACTCGCGGGCCCGGGCGCACTCCGATGAGGAGCTGGAGTTCCTCGCGACGCACGTTGCCGCCGTCGGCCCAGCCGACGGTGCCGTGACGTACGCCGATCTGGACCGGGCCACGAGCGTCGTACTCGTCGGGTTCGATCCGGAAGAGGAGTCGCCGATCATCTTCACCCGGCTGCGCCGGGCCGTCCGCCAGGGTGAGCTGGCCGTCTACTCGGTCGCGCCGTACGCGACCTGGGGCCTGCAGAAGCTCGGCGGCAAGCTGATCGCGACCCAGCCCGGTGCCGAGGCTTCGGTGCTCGGGGCCATCGCCGACCGCACCGCGGGCGGCTTCGGCAAGGAGATCGCCGACGGGCTAGGCGCCGGCTGCATCGTGCTCGCCGGCGAGCGCCTGGCCGAGATGCCCGGCGCGCTGCGTGGAGTGGCGGCGCTCGGCGCCGCTGGCGCGCGCATCGCGTGGGTCCCGCGTCGCGCGGGGGAGCGCAGCGGCATCGATGCCGGCACCCTCCCCTCGCTGCTGCCTGGTGGGCGCCTCGTCGCCGACGTCGGCGCACGCGCCGAGTTGGAGACTGTGTGGGGCACCTCGATCCCCGGTGAGGTCGGTCGCGACCTGACCGGGATCCTGCAGGCGACCCGGGACGGTGAGATCGCGGGGCTGCTGTTCGGCGGCGTCGATGCCACCGACCTTCCCGACCCGCAGCTGGCGCTCGAGGCGATGCGCAACTCGAAGTTCGTCGTCAGCATCGAGCAGCGCCCGTCCAGCGTGACCGAGTGGGCCGACGTCGTACTCCCGATCGCCCCGGTCGTGGAGAAGTCCGGAAGCTTCATCAGCTGGGAGGGCCGGCGTCGCAAGTTCGACCTGACCATCCACAGCACCGGCGCGCTGCCGGACTCGCGCGTGCTGCACTCGCTGGCCGATGAGATGGACGTCAACCTCGGGCTGCCGGTGCCGGACGCTGTCGTCGCCGAGATCGAGCGCCTGGGCACCACTGACCAGCGTCCCACCGCCGAGCCGGCGACCCACGCGTCACCGCCGCCGGCCCCGCAGGCCGGCAGCGCGATCCTGGCGTCGTGGCACCAGCTGCTCGACGACGGCACGCTGCAGGAAGGCGAGCAGTACCTCGCCGGCACGCAGCGCGCCCCGGTCGTGCGGCTCTCGCCGGCGACCGCGCAGGAGGTCGGCGTGGTCGACGGTGAGCTCGTCACGGTCAGCTCGCCGCACGGCGCCATCAGCCTGCCGCTGATCGTCACCGAGATGACCGACCGGGTCGCCTGGGTGCCGATGAAGTCGCCGGGCTCGTGGCTGCGCCGTGACCTGCAGGTCCCGGTCGGCTCCGTTGTGCAGATCTCCGCGGGAGGCGCGAAGTGA
- a CDS encoding geranylgeranyl reductase family protein gives MSAVRAHTDADVIVVGAGPGGSAAAYHAALHGLDVLLLEKGVFPREKVCGDGLTPRAVKNIVAMGIDTSEGNPGGDGIGGGWIRNKGLRVIGGGLRLELDWPELASFPDYGLVRPRADFDELLARRAQQVGAKLIEQCNVTGAVHDDSGRVTGVVAKVGPGKEPQEFRAPVVIAADGMGGRLGLGEGIVRDDKRPMGVAVRRYYRSPRHDDNYLESWLELWEDTPDGGRRLLPGYGWIFGVGDGTSNVGLGILNSSASFQDINYRDLLVRWLGGLPEEWGFVEDNAEGPTRGGGLPMGFNKHPHYRDGLLLVGDAGGAINPFNGEGIAYAMETGELAAEAVAQSFGRRTAQSRERALEGYNGALADHLGSYYRLGGVFVKLIGNPHIMRIATKHGLPRPLLMKFVLKMMANLTDPRDGDAMDRILNGLQKITPAVR, from the coding sequence ATGAGCGCTGTCCGTGCGCACACGGACGCCGATGTCATCGTCGTCGGAGCGGGCCCCGGAGGCTCGGCGGCGGCCTACCACGCGGCCCTGCACGGGCTGGATGTCCTGCTGCTTGAGAAGGGCGTCTTCCCGCGCGAGAAGGTCTGCGGCGACGGGCTGACCCCACGCGCGGTCAAGAACATCGTCGCGATGGGCATCGACACCTCCGAGGGCAACCCCGGCGGCGACGGCATCGGCGGCGGCTGGATCCGCAACAAGGGCCTGCGGGTCATCGGCGGCGGCCTTCGTCTGGAGCTCGACTGGCCCGAGCTCGCGAGCTTCCCCGACTACGGTCTGGTGCGCCCGCGCGCCGACTTCGACGAGCTGCTGGCCCGCCGCGCACAGCAGGTCGGCGCCAAGCTCATCGAGCAGTGCAACGTCACCGGCGCCGTCCACGACGACTCGGGCCGAGTCACCGGCGTCGTGGCCAAGGTCGGGCCCGGCAAGGAGCCGCAAGAGTTTCGCGCTCCCGTCGTGATCGCCGCCGACGGCATGGGCGGACGCCTCGGCCTCGGCGAAGGCATCGTCCGTGACGACAAGCGGCCGATGGGTGTGGCGGTACGCCGCTACTACCGCTCGCCGCGTCACGATGACAACTACCTCGAGTCGTGGCTGGAGCTGTGGGAAGACACCCCAGACGGCGGGCGGCGGCTGCTTCCGGGCTATGGCTGGATTTTCGGGGTCGGCGACGGTACGTCGAACGTCGGCCTCGGCATCCTCAACAGCTCGGCGTCCTTCCAGGACATCAACTACCGCGACCTGCTGGTGCGCTGGCTCGGCGGACTGCCCGAGGAGTGGGGCTTCGTCGAGGACAACGCCGAAGGCCCGACCCGCGGCGGGGGACTGCCGATGGGCTTCAACAAACATCCGCACTACCGCGACGGGCTGCTGCTCGTCGGCGATGCCGGCGGTGCGATCAACCCGTTCAACGGCGAGGGGATCGCCTACGCGATGGAGACCGGCGAGCTGGCTGCTGAGGCGGTCGCCCAGTCGTTTGGCCGGCGTACGGCGCAGTCGCGCGAGCGCGCGCTGGAGGGCTACAACGGCGCGCTGGCCGACCACCTCGGGAGTTACTACCGTCTCGGCGGGGTATTCGTGAAGCTGATCGGCAACCCGCACATCATGCGGATCGCCACCAAGCACGGCCTGCCGCGGCCGCTGCTGATGAAGTTCGTGCTGAAGATGATGGCCAACCTGACCGACCCCCGCGACGGGGACGCGATGGACCGCATCCTCAACGGCCTGCAGAAGATCACCCCGGCGGTGCGGTGA
- the nuoE gene encoding NADH-quinone oxidoreductase subunit NuoE: MALSEKTREMALEIVSRYPQSRSALLPMLHLVQAEEGYVTAEGVEMCSDVLGITKAEVGAVATFYTMYKRRPTGEHLVSVCTNTLCGFLGGDAIYQALSDYLGVGHDQTTADGTITLEHAECLAACDYAPVVTVNYEFFDQQTVQSATELVAALQEGAKPAPTRGGRLTSFRDAELELAGFGDRDVLREKLESHDVLESTLRGVALAQERNEVAPQADFDTAIPPVPPKEEAKS; encoded by the coding sequence ATGGCGCTCAGTGAGAAGACCCGCGAGATGGCCCTGGAGATCGTCTCGCGATACCCGCAGTCACGCTCGGCCCTGTTGCCGATGCTGCACCTGGTGCAGGCCGAGGAAGGCTACGTGACGGCCGAGGGCGTCGAGATGTGTTCGGACGTTCTCGGCATCACCAAGGCCGAGGTCGGCGCGGTCGCGACGTTCTACACGATGTACAAGCGCCGCCCGACCGGCGAGCACCTGGTCAGCGTCTGCACCAACACGCTGTGCGGGTTCCTCGGCGGCGACGCGATCTACCAGGCGCTGTCGGACTACCTCGGTGTCGGGCACGACCAGACGACCGCCGACGGCACGATCACCCTGGAGCACGCCGAGTGCCTGGCGGCGTGCGACTACGCACCGGTGGTGACCGTCAACTACGAATTCTTCGACCAGCAGACGGTTCAGTCGGCGACCGAGCTGGTCGCGGCGCTGCAGGAAGGCGCCAAGCCGGCACCGACCCGCGGTGGACGGCTGACATCGTTCCGCGATGCCGAGCTTGAGCTTGCCGGGTTCGGCGACCGCGACGTACTGCGCGAGAAGCTCGAGTCCCACGACGTACTCGAGTCGACGCTGCGCGGGGTCGCGTTGGCGCAGGAGCGCAACGAGGTCGCTCCGCAGGCCGACTTCGACACCGCGATTCCCCCTGTTCCACCGAAGGAAGAGGCGAAGAGCTAA
- a CDS encoding NADH-quinone oxidoreductase subunit D yields MASTNTRQAGQRQTTDGKVYTVTGGDWSDLFDADGDPIEEEHLVVNLGPQHPSTHGVLRIVVDLDGETVEKARAVIGYLHTGIEKNVEFRNFTQAVTFLTRADYLSPLFNEAAYCMAVENLLGTEAPRRAQIIRVLTMEICRISSHWIWLATGGMELGSTTAATNGFRARNYCLDLLEAITGLRMNHAYIRPGGVAQDLPSDFKSQFTAWADKMEEEFDGVDRLLRGQPIWQNRLKDVGFINVPGALQIGLTGPLLRSAGLPWDLRKTDPYLTYDEYDFDVPVHDAGDNWSRFLVRCAEMRESLRICRQAVESLEPGPVMVEDKKIGWPAQLSIGADGLGNSLEHIKHIMGQSMEGLIHHFKLVTEGFRVPPGQSYVAIEAPRGELGIHVVSDGSTRPWRVHMREPSFINLQALPALSEGGLLADVIASVASLDPVMGGCDR; encoded by the coding sequence ATGGCCAGCACTAACACCAGGCAGGCTGGACAGCGCCAGACAACGGACGGCAAGGTCTACACCGTCACCGGCGGTGACTGGAGCGACCTGTTCGACGCCGACGGTGACCCGATCGAGGAAGAGCACCTCGTCGTCAACCTCGGCCCCCAGCACCCGTCGACGCACGGCGTGCTGCGTATCGTCGTCGACCTCGACGGCGAGACGGTCGAGAAGGCCCGCGCGGTCATCGGCTACCTGCACACCGGCATCGAGAAGAACGTCGAGTTCCGCAACTTCACCCAGGCCGTCACCTTCCTGACCCGCGCCGACTACCTGTCGCCGCTGTTCAACGAGGCGGCGTACTGCATGGCCGTGGAGAATCTGCTGGGCACCGAGGCACCGCGCCGCGCCCAGATCATCCGGGTGCTGACGATGGAGATCTGCCGGATCAGCTCGCACTGGATCTGGCTGGCCACCGGTGGCATGGAGCTCGGCTCGACCACCGCGGCGACCAACGGCTTCCGCGCCCGCAACTACTGCCTCGACCTGCTCGAGGCCATCACCGGGCTGCGGATGAACCACGCCTATATCCGCCCGGGCGGCGTCGCGCAGGATCTGCCCAGCGACTTCAAGTCTCAGTTCACCGCGTGGGCGGACAAGATGGAGGAGGAGTTCGACGGCGTCGACCGCCTCCTTCGCGGACAGCCGATCTGGCAGAACCGGCTCAAGGACGTCGGCTTCATCAACGTTCCCGGTGCGCTGCAGATCGGGCTGACCGGCCCGCTGCTGCGCTCGGCCGGGCTGCCGTGGGATCTGCGCAAGACCGACCCCTACCTGACCTACGACGAGTACGACTTCGACGTACCGGTGCACGACGCGGGCGATAACTGGTCGCGCTTCTTGGTGCGCTGCGCGGAGATGCGCGAGTCGCTTCGGATCTGCCGCCAGGCGGTCGAGTCGCTCGAGCCGGGACCGGTCATGGTCGAGGACAAGAAGATCGGCTGGCCGGCCCAGCTCTCGATCGGCGCCGATGGCCTTGGCAACTCCCTCGAGCACATCAAGCACATCATGGGCCAGTCCATGGAGGGCCTTATCCACCACTTCAAGCTGGTGACCGAGGGCTTCCGGGTACCGCCGGGCCAGTCGTACGTCGCCATCGAGGCACCGCGCGGCGAGCTCGGCATCCACGTCGTCTCCGATGGCTCGACCCGGCCGTGGCGCGTGCACATGCGCGAGCCCAGCTTCATCAACCTGCAGGCGCTGCCGGCACTGTCGGAGGGCGGGCTGCTTGCCGACGTCATCGCGAGCGTGGCCAGTCTGGATCCCGTGATGGGGGGTTGTGATCGCTAA
- a CDS encoding NuoB/complex I 20 kDa subunit family protein — protein sequence MGIEEKLPSGILLTSVEKLANYARKSSMWPATFGLACCAIEMMTTGGPQHDFARFGMERFSATPRQADLMIVAGRLSQKMAPVLRQIYDQMPEPRWVISMGVCASSGGMFNNYAIVQGVDHVVPVDMYLPGCPPRPEMLLDSILKLHHKVMHEPINAKRAKVLAEKGEDLNVEMPSSIRYAGKRTLNPGKRAAGKQLRQDWLDAKAQGRDKQLMLEQPSLQKELAAFEASESTEVARRS from the coding sequence ATGGGAATCGAAGAGAAGCTCCCCAGCGGCATCCTGCTGACGAGCGTGGAGAAGCTCGCCAACTACGCCCGCAAGTCCTCGATGTGGCCGGCGACGTTTGGCCTGGCCTGCTGCGCCATCGAGATGATGACGACCGGCGGTCCGCAGCACGACTTCGCGCGGTTTGGCATGGAGCGGTTCTCCGCGACGCCGCGCCAGGCCGACCTGATGATCGTGGCCGGTCGACTGAGCCAGAAGATGGCTCCGGTCCTGCGCCAGATCTACGACCAGATGCCCGAGCCGCGCTGGGTCATCTCGATGGGTGTCTGCGCATCCTCCGGCGGCATGTTCAACAACTACGCGATCGTGCAGGGCGTCGATCACGTTGTTCCGGTTGACATGTACCTGCCGGGCTGCCCGCCGCGTCCGGAGATGCTGCTGGACTCGATCCTGAAGCTGCATCACAAGGTCATGCACGAGCCGATCAACGCCAAGCGGGCCAAGGTGCTCGCTGAGAAGGGCGAGGATCTCAACGTCGAGATGCCCTCCTCGATCCGGTACGCCGGCAAGCGCACCCTCAACCCGGGCAAGCGCGCCGCGGGCAAGCAGCTGCGCCAGGACTGGCTCGATGCCAAGGCGCAGGGCCGCGACAAGCAGCTGATGCTTGAGCAGCCGAGTCTGCAGAAGGAGCTTGCTGCGTTCGAGGCAAGTGAGTCGACGGAGGTGGCGCGCCGCTCATGA